The Penaeus vannamei isolate JL-2024 chromosome 4, ASM4276789v1, whole genome shotgun sequence genome segment gggagggagaggatggagatgagaaggagtgagggaggagggggggaggacggaagatgagaaggagggagggaagtgggggagaggacgggagatgagaagaaggagggaggaaggaagagggggaggacgggagatgagtcgagggagggaggaaggagatgagaagtagcgagagagggagggagggagaagaaggagggagagagggagggaggagaggacgggagatgaggaaggaggatggagggaggagggggagggacgggagatgagacgagggagggagggagggagatgagacgaggagaggacgggagatgagaaggagagagggaggagggaggagggagggagatgagaagagggagagagggagggagatgagaaggagggagagaaggagggagggagagggacgggagatgagaagaaggagagagggagggagatgagaaggagggagagaagaaggagagagggagggagatgagaaggagggagagaggaaggggagggagggagatgagacgatggagggagaggacgggagatgagacgagggagggagggagggagatgagacgagggagggagggagggagggaggagggagggacagaacaCGGTCAGGTACCCACCAACATGCGCCCCACACGCACTCGGGGCATCAGTCTCCCTCAACCCGTGGCCGAGTGAGGTTGTGTCACTTTCTCCTCCCGTGGACCTTCGCGGACTAACCCGTCGGGAACCGGACTCTGAGCACGGACACGGACTTTGTGGTTTCTTAAGCGCTGTACGAAAGGATAGTGAAGAGTCCTTAACCCCTGGAACCTACATGTGTATGGATGAACTACTGATTGTCTCGATTTTCCAAGGTATTTCTCGCAATCTCTCATTTTACGCTCGTATTCCCACCACATCAACCAACTTTTCTATCCCAAGATCCCTTCCTTCCTGAAATTatataagaaagtaaaagaatCGGTAACATGAGTATTAAATggagagtaaataaaaaagataatggtgataagaggTGTATTTGTTGAGGCGGAAGAGCAGGGAGGGATCGAGTGGCCAAGGCAGACAGGTGCATGGTGCAGAAAAGTGTGGATttcgtcttgtttctctctctctctctctctctctctctctctctctctctctctctctctctctctctctctctctctctctctctctctctctctctctctctctctctctctctctctctctctctcttctccctctctctccctctctctctctctctctctctctctctctctctctctctctctctctctctctctctctctctctctctctctctatatatatatatatatatatatatatatatatatatatatatatatatattatgatctctcccccctctctctctatatatatatatatatttctgtatctctctctttctctccctctctcactctctctctctctctctctctctctctctctctctctctctctctctctctctctctctctctctctctctctctctctctgtctgtttctctttaacACTCTATTTAACGGATAGTAGATGACTCACTTTACATTTAcgagaaattgatatatataatttcgaGAAAAAACGTTGTTTATTTTGAGTGTATAAACGAGACTTTattactgctttttttttttttttagtgataacATGATAGCAGTGGAGATGATagggataaaatgaaaatgaaaatcatactaaaaaaaatcattgatgtcaaaaacgataatgatgatgacactggcGGTTATGaggagaataatggcaataattttgattgtaatgttgatgatgataatgtttatgataatgatgatgataacagcaatactagtgtaaaaaaaagaatgagattaATTAATTAGTaagaacaataaaagtaataatgataaccacaacaataacaaaaatgacacagaaatgataatgatgataacataaatactgacaatgatagcaatgataatggaaaattaatggtgataacgatattgatgctgataataataatgctgataatgataatgataataacaataatgatgctggtgataataatgataatgataataataatgatattgataatgataataaggacaatagcgataacagtaacaataataataataatgataataataataatgatgataataataataataataataataataataataataatgataataataatgatgttaataaggataatagtaatggtaatgatgttaacaattagaatggaagaataaacataaatgataatataatctattttgatagtaaagataataccaacaacgatgataataatgataccaataacactaacaataacagcaacataataataataatgtaaataatacgaataatcataacaacaacaagaacaacaatgataacaattgtaataatgatatttataacgaTAGCGATGAACTATCTTTAAACTAAACCCGAAAGTTCATCAagaacaaactgaaaaaaatgcTCAATAAAaagttatatttgatatatttttcagCCTGTTGTCAAATTCATTATATTGATGAAGCCATACCCAGGAAATTCCTCtgatattttcatgattaatttctttccccgttttctttatcaattaGCAATCGAGGGGAAACTATAATATTAATTGAGATGTGGAtaaaagacgagggagagagagaggttgaatttGTGAAGAGAGTTACAAAATTGGATAAAGGAAGGATGCGGGGATGAGAGAAACAAAGGTGGAGGAGATACAGGAAATTGCAAGTGTAACAAGAGCCTACAggtatgggagagaaagagagaggaagggggagggagggaaggagggagagtgggagaagagagagaggggagagatggaggggatagagaaagagagagagagagagagagagagagagagagagagagagagagagagagagagagagagagagagagagagaaagagaaagggggggggggggagagagagagagagagagagagaatcaggttAATAATTCTATAcctgtcatcctcctcctcatatgaaggagaagacgaagacacAATCACAGGTACAACTACAGGTGGGAGAACAGAGCAAGGGACAGGTGCAAGGGACAAGTGCAAAGGACAGGTGCAAGGGACAAGTGCAAAGGACAGGTGCAAGGGACAAGTGCAAGGGACAGGTGCAAAGGACAGGTGCAATGGACAAGTGCAAAGGACAGGTGCAAGGGACAAGTGCAAGGGACAAGTGCAAAGGACAGGTGCAAGGGACAAGTGCAAGGGACAGGTGCAAGGGACAAGTGCAAGGGACAGGTGCAAAGGACAGGTGCAAGGGACAAGTGCAAGTGACAGGTGCAAGGGACAAGTGCAAGGGACAGGTGCAAGAGACAGGTGCAAGGGACAAGTGCAAGGGACAGATGCAAGGGACAGGTGCAAAGGACAGGTGTGAGGGATAGGGACAGGTGCAAGGGACAAGTGCAAGGGACAGGTGTGAGGGACAGGTGCAAGGGACAAGTGCAAGGGACAGGTGTGAGGGACAGGTGCAAAGGACAGGTGCAAGGGACAGGTGCAAGGGACAAGTGCAAGGGACAGGTGCAAGGGACAAGTGCAAGGGACAGGTGTGAGGGACAGGGACAGGTGCAAGGGACAGGTGCAAGGGACAAGTGCAAGGGACAGGTGTGAGGGACAGGGACAGGTGCAAGGGACAGGTGCGAAGGAGGGTATCCCATAGAGGTGACACTCATGAAATTAATCCTGTGAGTTTACGAAGGTcttgggtgaaaaaaaaaaattcaagctCACTCATTGAtggtattttttccttctctcttcagtATTAAAATGATTTATAGAAAATATGTATGAATTTGAGTTGGGGATATTTCTCTATCCAAAGTGTATTATCGCCTTGATAATATTTTGCAAGGGGACTCCAGGCTTCTCTtcgcttccccttacccccttcaccaacactcccctccccctcccctccctccctcttctccccacatcacccctccatccccctcctccctcacccttccctcttccccttcgtcgcccctccctcccccttccctcttcccctcttcctctccctcccccttccctcttcccctaccccctcttcgcccctccttctccccttcccactcctcgtccttcccctcttcctctcctccccctcttcacctcctcccccctccctcctccttcccccttcctcgccccaccccctccctccccctcctcccctccccgcccagcCACTTCTCGAGGCAAGCATCGCCAGTGCGCCCCGAGACACGACAGAGGAGAGACGCACAAACTGTCGCTGGCTCCCAAACCTATTAGGACCATCTACCGCCGGCCAGAAACCCATATTTAGAACGATCCTTTGTTAACGTTAATTCGCGAGGAATAATTTGGCTGCACAGATGCTCCATGAATACACTTAATGGCTCGGAACATGCAGTGTACTCACGAGTCCCACGTTTCACTCCATTTCGGTAGGTTTCATTTGTGTTCGAAGTTACTAGAGTGAATTCGCTGAAGGATGAGGGTCCTCGTAGGATTGCATGTAGGATGAGTCCCTTTTAAGTGGTGCATAAAAATGGCGTAAGTATTTAAACGCCGGCAATTTCTGAAAGTCTCAGGGACGAGTGGGAAAGAATTTTTTTAAAAtgggattttaaaaaatgaagaaagaaaaaagaatgtcgagagagggaaagaagaaagaggtataaaaaagaaggaataaaggagaggagagaataatgaagagagagagagaaagagaaagtatgagtaaaaaataagagatagaaaaagagaaaaatgaaaaagaggcagaaaaaaagagataaagaaataaaaaagaatataaagaataaaagaaattaaaaaataaataaataaaaaggaggggggagaaataaaacaaacaaaaaaaagaaaacgagaaagaaagaaatataataataaaacgagagagaacgaaagaaaaaaaagcataaaatcgaagataaaacctaaaaaaagaaaagacggagagaTAAAGCACACGAAGACAAGAAGACAGAAGTCACAAGCCAGTGAAAACCTCCTTAAAGCCCTTCGATCAGCGACAAAAAGGCAAGAAAACCAACCCATTAGGTCAAGAACAGCGAAACTCCCATAAGCACCCACGCCAACATCGACCTTAGAGCCCACGTGACCGCCGCTTCCtaatccatctttccttcccgaCGTCTTTTTACGGCTTCTGGCTCGGTTAGGGAGGTGGTCGCTCTGAGAAACCCACGCGTCTGTCTGTCCGAATCCAGCTGGGTAAGGACGGTCTTTCGGCGGCCGTGCCAGGCGATCTCTGGCTCTGGGTCGTCGAGAAGTcgtcctttcttattcttattcttattcctcttcttcttcttcttcttcttcttcttcttcttcctcttcttcttctttttcctcctcttcttcttcttcttcttcttctttggattTGGATTTGGGTCGTCGCgaagtcttcctccccctcctcctcctcttctttcttcttcctcttcctccacctcctccttgtcctcttcctcttctacttcctccccttcttcttctttttctttctgctcctcctcctccccccatcccctcttccaccttcttcttcctccccccctcctcctactgttcttctttctcttcctcctccctcctcctcctcctcctcttccttctacctcctccccctcttctcttcctctttctttctcctccccctcctcctcctcctcccctcctcctcctcttcttcctcctccccctcctcctcctcctcctcctcctcctcctcctcttcctcctcctcctcttcctcctcctcttcctcctcctcctcctccctctcctcctcctcctcctcctcctcctcctcctcctcctcctcctcctctttctcctcctcctccccctcctcttcctcctcctcatcgtgtatttttaagggggggggaaggggtgttggggattggggggaaaggggggaggagggagagggagggatagaagtgaCTTTTACGATATGTGACTCTCGTTTAATTTCTCTATTTACGTCTTCGTCTTTCGTgtcttttactattttctttttttccgtgtgTAGGACATGAGCTTTTAGACAGAACGTTGGAGAATATTGCTGGTAGATCAGCCAGACATTTTtgcatgtgacatatatatatatatatatatatatatatatatatatatatatatatatatatatatatatatatatatatatacatacaatatatacatatatacatataaaatatatatatatacatatatatatatatacacatatatatatatatatatacaaattcatatgttcttatatgtatatatatatatatatatatatatatatatatatatatatatatatatatatatatatatatatatatatatatatatatatatatatatatatatatatatatatatatatatatatatatatgtttatgtatatatatgtgtatatatatatatatatatatatatatatatatatatatatatatatatatatatatatatatatatatatatgtgtgtgtgtgtgtgagtgtgtgtgtgtgtgtgtgtgtgtgtgtgtgtgtgtgtgtttctgtatgtatttatgcacacacacacacacacacacacacacacacacacacacacacacacacacacacacacacacacacacacacacacacacacacacacacatacacacacacacacatacacacacacacacacatatatatatatatatatatatatatatatatatatatatatatatatatagtatatatatatatactatatatatatatatatatatatatatatatatatatatatatatatatatatatatatatatatatatatatatatatatatagtatatgaatatatatatatatatatatatatatatatatatatatatatatatatatatatatatatatatatatgtatatatatatatatatatacatatatatatatatatatatatatatacacagtgtatatatgtacagtatatatatatatatatatatatatatatatatatatatatatatatatatatatatatatatatatatatatatatatttatttgtatatatatatatatatatatatatatatatatatatatatatatatatatatatatatatatatatatatatatatatatatatatatatatatatatatatatatatatatatatatatatatatatatatatatatatatatatatatatatatatatatgtatatatataggtatatatatatatatatatatatatatatatatatatatatatatatatatatatatatatatatatatacatatatatatatgtatatatataaatgtatatacatgtatatgcatatatatatatatatatatatatatatatatatatatatatatatatatatatatatatgtgtgtgtgtgtgtgtgtgtgtagtatatatatatatatatatatatatatatatatatatatatatatatatatatatatatatatatatatatatatatatatatatatatatatatatatatatatatatatatataaatatataattatatatatatatatgtatgtatgtatgtatgtatgtacgtatatatatatatatatatatatatatatatatatatatatatatatatatatatatatatatatatatatatatgtatgtatatatatatatatatatatgtatgtatatatataaatatatatatatatatatatatatatatatatatatatatatatatatatatatatctatgtatatgtatatatgtacatatatatacatatatatatatatatatatatatttatatatatatatatatatatatatatatatatatatatatatatatatatatttatatatatatatatatatacagtatgtatatgtatatacaataaaattCGGTTCACAACAAGAAACATATTTGAAACGTGAAACCGGCATCTATCGTTTCGATTTTATTGTCTGATGAGGAATTTAGTCCGACTCGAAACAGCACATTTTATTCATACTTTCATTATGCaggtgtgtttcctttcatgtttGGTCACAGCGAAACTGTGGTTATTTATATTTAcgatttctatctatatttatgtgcgcaaattgtgcgtgtgtgtgaatatatatatatatatatatatatatatatatatatatatatatatatatatatatatatatatatatatatatatatatatatatatatatatttatatgtatatatatatatatatatatacatatatatatatatatatatatatttatatatatatatatatatatatatatatatatatatatatatatatatattatatgtatgtatgtatatatatatatgtatatatatatatatatatgtatgtatgtatgtatgtatatacatatatatgtatatatatatatatatatatatatatatatatatatatatatatatatatatagatgtatgtatgtatgtatgtatgtatatgtatatatatatatatatatatatatatatatatatatatatatatatatatgtatgtatatatatatatatatatatatatatatatatatatatatatatatatatatatatatatatatatatatgtataaatatatatatatttatatttatatatatatatatatatatatatatataaatgtatatatgtatatgtatatatgtatatatgtatatatatatatatatacatatacatatacatatatatatatttatatatatatatatatatatatatatatatatatatatatatatatatatatgtgtgtgtgtgtatatatatatatatatatatatatatatatatatatatatatatatatatatatatatatatatatacacattagtattattattatcatccttactattatcattattatcaaagccATGACTATAGTTATTgtatataattattgctgtttttattattattattattcatttttcaatgttattaattttgttattatcattatcatttctttcatatttattattattaccgctatttgctattggtattattgttcttattgttataattatcattatcattatcattattatcattatcaatattatcattatcaatattatcattatcatgatcattattatcattatcaatattatcattattattatcattatcaatattattattattatcattactgttactattatcattattgttattattatctttgctactactacttctactactattattgttaatattattagtagtattgttattattgttattataattgttgacaTTGTTacgattatatttattaatattagcattgttattgttgttttatatatcaaagttatttctgttatttttattatgttcatgtttatgattgtcatcatcattatcatttttaatacaaTTGGTATAccagcatattattattattacaattatcatcatcactaatttgtcactgtattactattatcattgttattgttactgatgttataattgtaattaatttttattgttattattactattttaattacgATTAACaatgttattttcgttgttatcattgttacttattattattattgttgttattattgttgttgttgttattattattattaatatcatttttgttatcattattattattattattattatcattattattattattattattatc includes the following:
- the LOC138861557 gene encoding uncharacterized protein produces the protein MKEKTKTQSQVQLQVGEQSKGQVQGTSAKDRCKGQVQRTGARDKCKGQVQRTGAMDKCKGQVQGTSARDKCKGQVQGTSARDRCKGQVQGTGAKDRCKGQVQVTGARDKCKGQVQETGARDKCKGQMQGTGAKDRCKGQVQGTGVRDRCKGQVQGTGARDKCKGQVQGTSARDRCEGQGQVQGTGARDKCKGQV